One stretch of Armigeres subalbatus isolate Guangzhou_Male chromosome 2, GZ_Asu_2, whole genome shotgun sequence DNA includes these proteins:
- the LOC134209151 gene encoding octapeptide-repeat protein T2-like: ERERERERERERERERERERERERERERERERERERERERERERERERERERERERERERERERERERERERERERERERERERERERERERERERERERERERERERERERERERERERERERERERERERERERERERERERERERERERERERERERERERERERERERERERERERERERERERERERERERERERERERERERERERERERERERERERERERERERERERERERERERERERERERERERERERERERERERERERERERERERERERERERERERERERERERERERERERERERERERERERERERERERERERERERERERERERERENGLRRD; encoded by the coding sequence gagagagagagagagagagagagagagagagagagagagagagagagagagagagagagagagagagagagagagagagagagagagagagagagagagagagagagagagagagagagagagagagagagagagagagagagagagagagagagagagagagagagagagagagagagagagagagagagagagagagagagagagagagagagagagagagagagagagagagagagagagagagagagagagagagagagagagagagagagagagagagagagagagagagagagagagagagagagagagagagagagagagagagagagagagagagagagagagagagagagagagagagagagagagagagagagagagagagagagagagagagagagagagagagagagagagagagagagagagagagagagagagagagagagagagagagagagagagagagagagagagagagagagagagagagagagagagagagagagagagagagagagagagagagagagagagagagagagagagagagagagagagagagagagagagagagagagagagagagagagagagagagagagagagagagagagagagagagagagagagagagagagagagagagagagagagagagagagagagagagagagagagagagagagagagagagagagagagagagagagagagagagagagagagagagagagagagagagagagagagagagagagagagagagagagagagagagagagagagagagagagagagagagagagagagagagagagagagagagagagagagagagagagagagagagagagagagagagagagagagagagagagagagagagagagagagagagagagagagagagagagagagagagagagagagagagagagagagagagagagagagagagagagagagagagagagagagagagagagagagagagagagagagagagagagagagagagagagagagagagagaatggATTGAGGAGGGATTga